One part of the Gossypium raimondii isolate GPD5lz chromosome 1, ASM2569854v1, whole genome shotgun sequence genome encodes these proteins:
- the LOC105786045 gene encoding uncharacterized protein LOC105786045, producing the protein MIADPKSCDVLFVFVLFAIISSSNALVSTPYPKAISDLKEAVVKGLGFQADDFKISGFDLRDALVGHSVAYEFDIEIDNKVIPFKLLEDVNRWEYVDLPIFRVEEPARPGVENGLVEHKRISDNGLPVLAPFQLAGPMELWIQDAKDMRISLPHDVDAGVLKKVMLADGAVVTVKGARSVSLRHPIDLPLPLSRTHNGFASGLMAIAEHLRRASCSQDAPLLSLRIVGPTSLTVPSSSNNKLKLKRLAPGLVELSSMSKTKTMDALSTIDLQGEAATVLTPKHFSTMWPFASINGSNANLIGFERLLSSVLDSKANKKGYFKLLKADVSAQTFVKIGFGIEKMLKEGDGFNLEGFPEWRTKPEIVSMHFEVLAKVDGENVIPERIMQVNPVAVEDAIAPHVLARNMTMSSTPVVYTPSNPFTL; encoded by the exons ATGATCGCCGATCCTAAATCTTGTGACGTGCTGTTCGTTTTCGTTTTATTTGCGATTATATCCTCTTCCAACGCCTTGGTTTCCACTCCCTATCCTAAGGCCATCTCT GATTTAAAAGAGGCAGTTGTGAAGGGATTGGGGTTCCAAGCCGATGATTTTAAGATTTCAGGGTTCGATCTCAGAGATGCCCTTGTGGGCCATTCTGTGGCATATGAATTCGACATTGAAATCGATAACAAAGTGATTCCTTTTAAGCTCTTGGAGGATGTAAATCGTTGGGAATATGTTGATTTGCCCATTTTTAGGGTGGAAGAGCCAGCTAGACCCGGAGTTGAAAATGGGTTGGTGGAGCATAAGAGGATATCGGACAATGGGTTACCCGTTTTGGCCCCGTTTCAGCTGGCTGGACCCATGGAACTCTGGATTCAAGATGCCAAAGATATGCGAATCTCCTTGCCG CATGATGTGGATGCTGGTGTCTTGAAAAAGGTAATGTTAGCAGATGGCGCTGTGGTAACTGTGAAGGGTGCAAGATCAGTTAGCCTGCGCCATCCAATTGATCTTCCGTTACCTCTTAGCAGAACTCATAATGGATTCGCATCTGGTCTTATGGCTATTGCCGAGCATCTTCGTCGTGCTTCTTGCAGTCAAGACGCCCCACTCCTTTCTCTTCGCATTGTTGGCCCAACTTCCCTTACTGTCCCATCTTCTTCAAATAACAAGTTGAAGCTTAAGCGACTTGCACCTGGTCTTGTGGAATTATCTTCAATGTCTAAAACTAAGACCATGGATGCCCTCTCCACTATTGATTTACAAGGAGAAGCCGCTACAGTTCTAACCCCAAAGCATTTCTCTACCATGTGGCCTTTTGCGTCCATCAATGGTTCCAATGCTAATTTAATTGGTTTCGAGAGACTGCTATCATCTGTGCTGGATTCAAAGGCAAACAAGAAAGGATACTTTAAGTTACTGAAGGCTGATGTGTCAGCTCAAACATTTGTGAAGATTGGTTTTGGGATCGAGAAGATGTTGAAAGAAGGAGATGGGTTTAATTTGGAGGGCTTTCCAGAGTGGAGGACAAAGCCTGAGATAGTGAGTATGCATTTTGAGGTACTGGCTAAGGTTGATGGCGAGAATGTTATACCGGAGAGAATCATGCAGGTTAACCCTGTTGCTGTGGAGGATGCAATTGCACCACATGTGCTAGCAAGGAACATGACCATGTCTTCCACACCTGTTGTTTACACTCCTTCAAATCCCTTCACCTTGTAA
- the LOC105786046 gene encoding malate dehydrogenase 2, peroxisomal, which translates to MEFSSEANQRIARLAAHLQPQMEESSILRRADCRAKGGSPGFKVAILGAAGGIGQPLAMLMKMNPLVSVLHLYDVVNSPGVTADLSHMDTGAVVRGFLGQPQLESALTGMDLVIIPAGVPRKPGMTRDDLFNINAGIVKTLCEGVAKCCPNAIVNLISNPVNSTVPIAAEVFKKAGTYDPKRLLGVTTLDVVRANTFVAEVLGLDPREVNVPVVGGHSGVTILPLLSQVKPPSSFTPEETEYLTNRIQNGGTEVVEAKAGAGSATLSMAYAAVKFADACLRGLRGDAGVVECAFVASEVTELPFFATKVRLGRTGAEEVYQLGPLNEYERVGLEKAKGELAGSIQKGIAFIKK; encoded by the exons ATGGAGTTTAGTTCAGAGGCTAACCAGCGCATTGCCAGGCTCGCAGCCCATCTCCAACCTCAG ATGGAGGAAAGTTCTATTTTGAGGCGAGCTGACTGTAGAGCGAAAGGAGGGTCACCAGGGTTCAAAGTTGCTATCTTAGGAGCAGCTGGAGGCATTGGCCAGCCTCTTGCAATGTTAATGAAGATGAATCCTCTCGTCTCGGTTCTTCATCTTTACGATGTTGTGAACTCTCCTGGTGTCACAGCTGACCTCAGTCACATGGATACTGGTGCTGTG GTACGTGGTTTCCTAGGGCAGCCGCAGCTTGAGAGTGCGTTGACCGGCATGGACCTTGTGATCATACCTGCTGGTGTTCCAAGGAAGCCTGGAATGACAAGGGATGACCTTTTCAACATCAATGCTGGAATTGTCAAGACACTTTGTGAAGGAGTTGCAAAGTGCTGCCCAAATGCAATTGTTAATCTGATCAGCAATCCAGTGAATTCTACAGTTCCAATAGCAGCAGAGGTTTTTAAGAAGGCCGGTACTTACGATCCAAAGCGACTTTTGGGAGTGACAACTCTTGATGTCGTCAGAGCTAACACTTTTGTG GCAGAAGTCCTGGGACTTGATCCTAGAGAGGTTAATGTTCCGGTTGTTGGAGGTCATTCAGGAGTAACAATTTTGCCTCTTTTGTCACAG GTCAAACCTCCAAGCAGCTTCACTCCTGAAGAAACTGAATACCTAACAAATCGCATTCAAAACGGTGGAACAGAAGTTGTTGAG GCAAAAGCTGGGGCTGGATCTGCTACTCTGTCAATG GCATATGCAGCTGTCAAGTTTGCAGATGCATGTCTCCGAGGCTTGAGAGGAGATGCCGGAGTCGTGGAATGTGCCTTTGTAGCTTCCGAG GTTACCGAACTTCCTTTCTTTGCAACCAAGGTACGACTTGGTCGTACCGGAGCCGAGGAAGTCTATCAACTAGGGCCTCTAAACGAATATGAGAG GGTTGGTTTGGAGAAAGCAAAGGGAGAGTTAGCTGGAAGCATTCAAAAGGGTATTGCCTTCATCAAGAAATGA
- the LOC105786048 gene encoding serine--tRNA ligase, whose amino-acid sequence MLDINLFREEKGHNPEIIRESLRRRYANVQDVDAIIDLDKVYRQLLYELENLRKEFNKINKQVAQLKIAKQDATETIAKTEEVKQKIAEKDVEVKDSWAVLKSKLEKIGNLVHDSVPVSDDEANNAVIRTWGEKRLEPKLKNHVELVELLGIADTKKGADVAGGRGYYLKGDGVRLNQALINFGLDFLEKRGYTALQTPFFMRKDVMAKCAQLAQFDEELYKVTGEGDDKYLIATAEQPLCSYHVDDWIQPSELPIRYAGYSSCFRKEAGSHGRDTLGIFRVHQFEKVEQFCITSPNGNESWDMHEEMIKNSEDFYQMLKLPYQVVVIVSGALNDAAAKKYDLEAWFPASQTYRELVSCSNCTDYQSRRLEIRYGQKKNNEQVKQYVHLLNSTLTATERTICCILENYQKEDGVEIPEVLRPFMGGKSFLPFKTKPTAETKGKKSKA is encoded by the exons atgttggaCATCAATTTGTTCAGAGAGGAGAAGGGTCATAACCCTGAGATCATTCGCGAATCATTACGGCGTCGTTACGCCAACGTTCAAGATGTCGATGCCATTATCGACCTTGACAAAGTTTATCGCCAAT TGTTATATGAACTTGAAAATCTGCGAAAAGAGTTCAATAAGATTAACAAGCAAGTCGCTCAACTTAAAATT GCTAAGCAAGATGCAACAGAGACAATTGCCAAGACAGAGGAGGTTAAACAGAAAATAGCTGAGAAAGATGTTGAGGTTAAAGATTCTTGGGCtgttttaaaatccaaattgGAGAAAATTGGTAACCTTGTGCATGACTCGGTTCCCGTCAGTGATGATGAG GCAAATAATGCTGTGATTAGAACTTGGGGTGAAAAGCGTTTGGAGCCTAAGCTGAAGAACCATGTTGAGCTCGTCGAGCTTCTTGGGATTGCAGATACAAAAAAGG GTGCTGATGTTGCAGGAGGTAGAGGTTACTACCTAAAGGGAGATGGAGTACGTCTCAATCAAGCTTTGATCAATTTTGGGCTAGATTTTTTGGAGAAAAGGGGGTATACAGCATTGCAAACTCCATTCTTCATGAGGAAAGATGTTATGGCCAAGTGTGCTCAATTGGCCCAATTTGATGAGGAACTTTACAAG GTGACCGGTGAAGGTGATGACAAGTATCTTATTGCAACTGCTGAACAGCCACTCTGTTCTTACCATGTGGATGATTGGATCCAGCCCTCTGAGCTACCTATAAG ATATGCTGGATATTCATCTTGTTTCCGCAAAGAAGCTGGTTCACATGGTCGCGATACTCTTGGAATTTTTCGGGTTCATCAATTTGAGAAAGTGGAGCAATTCTGCATTACCAGTCCAAATGGTAATGAGTCCTGGGACATGCATGaggaaatgattaaaaactcCGAGGATTTTTATCAGAtg CTAAAGCTTCCCTATCAAGTCGTGGTGATTGTTTCTGGTGCTCTTAATGATGCTGCTGCCAAGAAGTATGACTTGGAAGCATGGTTTCCAGCATCTCAGACTTACAGAGAGTTAGTGTCATGCTCAAATTGTACAGATTACCAATCAAGGAGGCTAGAAATTAGATATGGGCAGAAAAAG AACAATGAACAGGTGAAACAATATGTTCACCTGTTGAACTCTACCCTCACAGCAACCGAAAGGACAATATGCTGCATCCTTGAGAATTACCAGAAGGAAGATGGTGTTGAAATACCAGAAGTTTTACGGCCATTCATGGGTGGGAAGTCCTTCCTTCCTTTCAAGACCAAACCAACTGCTGAAACTAAAGGGAAGAAATCAAAGGCCTAG